The following proteins are co-located in the Poseidonibacter antarcticus genome:
- the rfbB gene encoding dTDP-glucose 4,6-dehydratase has translation MKNILLTGTAGFIGSNFVPYFLDKYLEYNLINLDLLTYAGNLDNLKECEGNPRYKFIKGDICNRELVEFIFTEYDISGVIHFAAESHVDNSIKNPGVFVQTNVNGTFTLIDVAYKYWMNKPFEYKEKYNNSRFHHISTDEVYGTLTLNPTDLFTEATPYAPNSPYSASKASSDMIIRAYNETYGMNTVITNCSNNYGPKQHDEKLIPTIIRKALNNESIPIYGDGKNIRDWLYVLDHCKGIDIVYHTGKTANTYNIGGRNERTNLQIVDAITTILDEKVPSKTLGSYKELITFVEDRAGHDRRYAIDATKLETELGWKANENFDTGIILTVEWYLKKYKVTK, from the coding sequence AGGATTTATAGGTTCAAACTTTGTGCCATACTTCCTAGATAAATATCTTGAATATAATCTAATAAACCTAGACCTATTAACATACGCAGGAAACCTAGATAATCTAAAAGAGTGTGAAGGTAATCCTAGATATAAATTTATCAAAGGTGATATTTGTAATAGAGAATTAGTTGAATTTATTTTTACTGAATATGATATCTCAGGTGTAATTCACTTTGCAGCAGAATCACACGTAGATAACTCTATAAAAAATCCAGGTGTATTTGTACAAACAAATGTAAATGGTACTTTTACTTTAATTGATGTTGCATATAAATATTGGATGAATAAACCATTTGAATATAAAGAAAAATATAATAATAGTAGATTTCATCATATCTCAACAGATGAAGTATATGGAACACTAACACTAAATCCAACAGATTTATTCACTGAAGCAACTCCTTATGCTCCAAACTCACCATATTCAGCTTCAAAAGCATCAAGTGATATGATTATAAGAGCATATAATGAAACTTATGGAATGAATACAGTAATTACAAACTGTTCAAACAACTATGGACCAAAACAACATGATGAGAAACTAATTCCTACAATTATACGAAAAGCACTAAATAATGAATCTATTCCAATTTATGGAGATGGTAAAAATATTAGAGATTGGTTATATGTTCTAGATCATTGTAAAGGTATTGATATAGTTTACCATACAGGAAAAACTGCAAACACTTATAATATCGGTGGAAGAAATGAAAGAACAAATTTACAAATAGTAGATGCTATCACAACAATTCTAGATGAAAAAGTTCCTTCAAAAACATTAGGTTCATATAAAGAGTTAATTACATTTGTAGAAGATAGAGCAGGACATGATAGAAGATATGCAATTGATGCAACAAAGCTTGAAACTGAGTTAGGTTGGAAAGCAAACGAGAACTTTGATACAGGAATTATTTTGACTGTTGAATGGTATCTAAAAAAGTATAAGGTAACAAAATGA
- a CDS encoding DegT/DnrJ/EryC1/StrS family aminotransferase gives MIHVTKTYLPNKEKYIQYVDEIYKSGWITNNGPMLKKLEERLAKYLGVKNVVLVSNGTTALEIAYRTLDLEGFAITTPFSFVATTSSLVTNGLLPIFADIDEKTLNLDPKNIEKLITPNTSAIVPVHVFGNTCEVEAIEEIANKHNLKVIYDAAHAFDVKYKDTSVLNYGDISTLSFHATKLFHTIEGGALIINDDKLAQKARYLINFGIENAESIPHLGTNAKMNEFEAAMGLCVLDDIEEIKNKRKTISDSYKKELKGLVTFQEQNENASENYSYVPVVFKNEKELLKVQKSLNEKQIFPRRYFYPSLDTLDYIEPKQECKISRDISKRILCLPTFAELTQDEQNIIISTIKKAL, from the coding sequence ATGATACATGTAACAAAAACATATTTACCAAATAAAGAAAAATATATACAATATGTAGATGAAATCTATAAAAGTGGTTGGATTACAAATAATGGTCCAATGCTAAAAAAATTGGAAGAAAGACTTGCAAAATATTTAGGTGTAAAAAATGTAGTGTTAGTATCAAATGGTACTACGGCATTAGAAATTGCATATAGAACACTTGACTTAGAAGGTTTTGCAATCACTACACCATTTTCTTTCGTGGCGACTACAAGTTCGTTAGTGACAAATGGCTTATTACCAATATTTGCAGATATAGATGAGAAAACTTTAAATCTAGATCCAAAAAATATAGAAAAACTTATCACGCCAAATACAAGTGCAATCGTTCCTGTACATGTATTTGGAAATACTTGTGAAGTAGAAGCCATAGAAGAAATAGCAAACAAACATAATCTCAAAGTCATCTACGATGCAGCTCATGCTTTTGATGTGAAGTATAAAGATACATCAGTACTAAACTATGGAGATATATCAACTCTTAGTTTTCATGCGACAAAACTTTTCCATACCATAGAGGGTGGAGCTTTAATCATCAACGATGATAAACTCGCTCAAAAAGCAAGATACCTTATAAACTTTGGTATAGAAAACGCAGAGTCTATTCCACATCTTGGGACAAATGCAAAAATGAACGAGTTTGAAGCGGCCATGGGTTTATGTGTACTTGATGATATAGAAGAGATTAAAAACAAAAGAAAAACCATCTCAGACTCTTACAAAAAAGAGCTCAAAGGCTTAGTGACATTTCAAGAACAAAATGAAAATGCAAGTGAAAACTATAGTTATGTTCCAGTAGTTTTTAAAAATGAAAAGGAACTTCTAAAAGTACAAAAATCTTTAAATGAGAAACAGATATTTCCAAGAAGATACTTCTACCCATCACTTGACACTTTGGATTACATAGAACCAAAACAAGAGTGTAAAATTTCAAGAGATATAAGTAAACGCATACTTTGTTTACCTACTTTTGCAGAGCTTACACAAGATGAACAAAACATTATTATTAGTACTATAAAAAAGGCTTTATAA
- a CDS encoding acyltransferase: protein MDKYKIPNVKTFEYTKIIGLENIEFGKNIIIDDFAFVYAKGKIKLGNFVHIGIYASITGGDELTVGDFSAISQGVRILTATDDFKDWGFGNSTIDNQFRNVQSSPITIGKFCIIGANSVILPGVSIPEGAMVGTNSVITKDLEPWGIYVGNKRVGTRNKEEVLKNYEKFLATPENERVGSLFQ from the coding sequence ATGGATAAATACAAAATCCCAAATGTAAAAACATTTGAATATACAAAAATTATTGGTTTAGAAAATATTGAGTTTGGAAAAAATATCATAATAGATGATTTTGCTTTTGTGTATGCTAAGGGAAAAATAAAATTAGGTAATTTTGTACATATAGGTATTTATGCTTCTATAACTGGTGGAGATGAATTAACTGTAGGCGATTTTAGTGCTATTTCTCAAGGTGTTAGAATCTTAACTGCGACTGATGATTTTAAAGATTGGGGATTTGGCAATTCTACTATTGATAATCAATTTAGAAATGTGCAAAGTTCACCAATTACAATAGGTAAATTTTGTATCATTGGAGCTAATTCTGTAATTCTACCAGGTGTGAGTATTCCAGAAGGTGCAATGGTTGGTACCAATTCTGTAATCACCAAAGATTTAGAACCTTGGGGAATTTATGTTGGCAATAAAAGAGTTGGAACAAGAAATAAAGAAGAAGTTTTAAAAAACTATGAAAAGTTTTTAGCTACTCCTGAAAATGAACGAGTTGGAAGTTTGTTTCAATGA